TGTTTGACGAGCAACATCTGGCTCGTGAGTCACCATTACAACAGTGATACCACTAGCATTCAGTTCGCCAAAGATATCCAATACTTCTTGGGTTGTACGTGAGTCCAGTGCGCCTGTCGGTTCATCGGCTAGAAGTAAAACTGGACGATTAACAATAGCACGAGCTATGGCTACCCGTTGCTGCTGTCCTCCAGAAAGTTGAGTTGGTTTATTATTCAGACGATTTTCTAAGCCTACTCGCTTCAGTGCTTGGGTTGCCCTATCGCGACGTTCGCCAGCATTCACACCAGCATATACCATCGGCAGCATCACATTTTCTAACGCTGATAGCTGAGGTAAGAGGTGGAATTGTTGGAACACAAACCCTAGTTTTTTGTTGCGAATTTTTGCTAACTCTGCATCGTCCATTTGGGCGACATCAACGTTATCCAGGTAATAATGCCCTGAACTGGGGCGATCCAAACAACCAATGATATTCATAGCTGTGGATTTACCAGAACCAGATGCTCCCATAATTGAACAGTATTCACCCTGTTCCACAGTTAGGTCAACACCGTTGAGCGCTCGCACTTCAGTTTCACCACTGCCATAAACTTTAGAAATATCTTCTAAGCGAATGATAACTGGTTGATTTACTGGGTTGGGAACACGGGAGTCAGTTATTGATAGAGTGTTTGCCATAGAAATTTTTAACCTAATTTAACTTAACCCACCATCAATGTACTCAGTGGGCAATGCCCACCCTACTTACTTATTCAATTCAAAACCGCAGACATACGCGGATGTACGTATATAATTGTCTGTAATATCCGCGTCCATCTGCGTCCATCTGCGGTTAAAATCCTTTTAAGCACTCCTTAAAGCCACAATTGGGTCGAGTTGGGCAGCACGACGTGCGGGAACAACACCAAAGAATAAACCAATACCGCCAGAAACACTGACTGCCAAGCCAATTGCCACAGGAGAGATCCCCGCTTCTAAGGGAGTCAAAGCTGATACCAGGATAATACCGCCTACACCAATCGCCGTACCAATTAAGCCACCAGCCGCCGAGAGAATAACGGCTTCAATTATGAACTGTGACAGAATATCTTGCTGGGTTGCACCAATGGCTTTACGCAATCCGATTTCTTGGGTGCGTTCGGTGACGGAAACGAGCATAATATTCATGATGCCGATGCCGCCAACAAACAGGGAAATACCTGCTACGGCAGCTAGCATGATTGTCAAAGCACCCGTGATTTGACCAACAGTTTGCAAAGCATCCTTCTGAGTGCGGACAGTAAAATCATCTTCGCTGATAATTTTGTGCCGTAGGCGCAGCAAATTGGTCATTTGAAACTCTGCCGCATCGACACTATTGCTATCGCGAGCAGAAGCAACGATGTAATCTAACACGATACCATAGGGAGAATTCCTTCCCACAAGTCGGTTGGCTGAGGTTGTGATGGGTATCAATGCTGCCTCGTCATAATCAGCCCCTAGGCTTGAACCTTTGCCTTCTAGCACGCCAATAACTTGAAAGCTAGCATTTTTAATCCGTAACTGCTGACCTACGGGGTTACTCGAACCAAATAGTTTTTCTGCCAATTCAGCACCCAACACAGTCACTTGATTGCTGCGCTTGGTGTCTATGTCTGTAAAAAACCGCCCTTTAGCAGTTTCAAAGTCCCGTACTGTCAAGAAGCTCGGAGTCGTGCCAATAATATTGACATCAGTGGTATTTCTGTTACGGTATGTAACCACGTATCTCCCGTTTAACTCAGGAGCCACGCCTGCAACCGTTGGCACTTGAGAGG
The sequence above is a segment of the Mastigocladopsis repens PCC 10914 genome. Coding sequences within it:
- a CDS encoding ABC transporter permease, which encodes MNILESMKMAGKTLLSNKLRSALTMLGIVIGNASVIAMIGVGEGGQKFVNKQLESLGPNVLFVIPGNQETQRISNDLPKNLVLEDAEAIASQVPTVAGVAPELNGRYVVTYRNRNTTDVNIIGTTPSFLTVRDFETAKGRFFTDIDTKRSNQVTVLGAELAEKLFGSSNPVGQQLRIKNASFQVIGVLEGKGSSLGADYDEAALIPITTSANRLVGRNSPYGIVLDYIVASARDSNSVDAAEFQMTNLLRLRHKIISEDDFTVRTQKDALQTVGQITGALTIMLAAVAGISLFVGGIGIMNIMLVSVTERTQEIGLRKAIGATQQDILSQFIIEAVILSAAGGLIGTAIGVGGIILVSALTPLEAGISPVAIGLAVSVSGGIGLFFGVVPARRAAQLDPIVALRSA
- a CDS encoding ABC transporter ATP-binding protein yields the protein MANTLSITDSRVPNPVNQPVIIRLEDISKVYGSGETEVRALNGVDLTVEQGEYCSIMGASGSGKSTAMNIIGCLDRPSSGHYYLDNVDVAQMDDAELAKIRNKKLGFVFQQFHLLPQLSALENVMLPMVYAGVNAGERRDRATQALKRVGLENRLNNKPTQLSGGQQQRVAIARAIVNRPVLLLADEPTGALDSRTTQEVLDIFGELNASGITVVMVTHEPDVARQTQRIVWFRDGEVVHSHLNPSDVGHLAMS